A stretch of Pseudoliparis swirei isolate HS2019 ecotype Mariana Trench chromosome 14, NWPU_hadal_v1, whole genome shotgun sequence DNA encodes these proteins:
- the atp5pf gene encoding ATP synthase-coupling factor 6, mitochondrial yields the protein MALRRLSTLSSALRCAVSPTLRRNMGLSAVLLTREQALDPIQKLFLDKIRDYKTKSKSSGGIVEAGAAYHKNVSEEVIKLQRLYGGGDLAKFPDIKFTEPMLVEAAAK from the exons ATGGCGCTCCGCCGTTTATCCACGCTGTCCTCCGCGCTGCGCTGCGCCGTCAGCCCGACGCTCCGCCGCAACATGGGGCTCTCTGCGGTCCTCCTCACCCGGGAACAGGCGCTCGACCCCATCCAGAAACTGTTCCTGGACAAGATCCGTGACTACAAGACCAAGAGCAA GTCTTCGGGAGGTATTGTGGAAGCAGGAGCAGCCTACCACAAGAACGTGTCTGAAGAGGTGATCAAACTGCAGAGGCTCTATGGCGGAGGAGACCTCGCCAAGTTCCCTGACATCAAATTCACAG AGCCCATGCTTGTGGAAGCGGCGGCCAAGTGA